Proteins from a single region of Carettochelys insculpta isolate YL-2023 chromosome 17, ASM3395843v1, whole genome shotgun sequence:
- the OGFR gene encoding LOW QUALITY PROTEIN: opioid growth factor receptor (The sequence of the model RefSeq protein was modified relative to this genomic sequence to represent the inferred CDS: inserted 2 bases in 2 codons), translating to MAAWGRFRELGDGEKRDWCFWEYDSTWESDEGEELEGEGKGSLAARADGEEEESQPGCRRGSHQGSGSQERRRPAISSIGYRGSEFSMGRNWTAAKDMQRYRRHYPGLEEREEDAEEEEMWNLSFYKNEIQFLPHGLLIDELLEAWQEDYETLEENHSYIQWLFPLRERGMNWRAKPITRKEIQAFKKSAEVMQRFIRAYKLMLGFYGINLINEETGEVRRAENWLQRFHNLDRFSHNNLRITRILKCLGEMGYEHYQVQLVKFFLTETLVFETLPNVKRSALDYFLFTIRSKQMRRELIHYAWQHFRPRDRFVWGPHKKLLTYKPQLSKSQLCPKADGEKECARDKEAEGTNETCPVNREGTIGDAKDSQIIEVTDECISEELNKHGAMHVAEQGDRDLSEDLMGLGDGAECDGLKENKKRKLEMNRLSGKCPGPLKSPTDIERISYNLEEFAINQETTEVLPELLEKDDSVAVEEDDMSSGDLKVSETSDAPVKRRKVDEAMPEKSAVNVAIPLDADTTTCSTQAAKPEAVGCGAENGEVREEDTVVEEMSVKSENGAAGVSLNSLRGSEISKPGLPSPSGSSSMLREANTEHQYNKSLPASESLADDREQVEGAKDMNARGEAKAPDKSHGQESPQLSXVASCPKKASARVIAQKADRVEVSGELNDQQTXGKHMAIAPEQGEEAAP from the exons ATGGCGGCGTGGGGGCGCTTTCGCGAGCTGGGGGACGGCGAGAAGAGAGACTGGTGCTTCTGGGAGTACGACTCTACCTGGGAAAGCGATGAGGGGGAagagctggagggggaagggaaggggtcgCTGGCGGCCCGAGCAGACGGAGAGGAAGAGGAGTCTCAGCCGGGATGTAGGCGGGGCTCACATCAGGGCAGCGGCTCACAG GAGCGAAGAAGACCAGCCATCTCATCCATTGGTTATAGAGGTTCTGAG ttCTCCATGGGACGCAACTGGACAGCCGCAAAAGACATGCAGAGATACAGACGACATTATCCG GGTTtggaagaaagggaagaagatgCTGAAGAGGAGGAGATGTGGAATTTAAGTTTTTACAAAAACGAAATTCAATTTTTGCCTCATG GCTTGCTTATTGATGAGCTCCTTGAAGCTTGGCAGGAGGATTATGAGACTCTGGAAGAAAATCATTCTTATATACAATG GTTATTTCCTTTGCGTGAGCGTGGGATGAACTGGCGTGCAAAGCCCATCACACGTAAAGAAATTCAG GCCTTTAAGAAATCCGCAGAAGTTATGCAAAGGTTCATTAGGGCTTACAAACTCATGCTGGGTTTTTATGGAATAAACTTGATAAATGAAGAAACAGGGGAAGTGAGAAGAGCAGAAAACTGGCTTCAGAGATTTCACAACCTTGATCG GTTTAGTCACAACAATTTGCGGATAACACGTATTCTGAAGTGTCTGGGAGAGATGGGGTATGAACACTATCAAGTACAACTGGTGAAGTTTTTTCTAACGGAGACTCTTGTTTTCGAAACACTCCCAAATGTTAAGAGAAGTGCCTTGGATTACTTCCTCTTCACCATCAGAAGCAAGCAGATGCGAAGGGAACTGATAcactatgcatggcagcacttcagaCCTCGGGATAGGTTTGTATGGGGGCCTCATAAGAAGCTCCTGACGTACAAACCACAGTTGTCaaagtcccagctctgcccaaaAGCCGATGGAGAGAAGGAATGCGCCAGAGATAAAGAAGCAGAGGGAACAAACGAAACCTGTCCTGTAAACAGGGAGGGGACAATTGGAGATGCTAAAGACTCACAAATCATCGAGGTGACTGATGAATGTATCTCAGAGGAGCTAAACAAGCATGGTGCCATGCATGTCGCAGAGCAAGGAGACCGTGATCTGAGTGAGGACCTTATGggcttgggggatggggcagagtgTGACGggctaaaggaaaacaagaaaagaaagctTGAGATGAACAGGCTAAGTGGTAAGTGTCCTGGACCATTGAAAAGTCCCACTGACATTGAGAGGATCTCTTATAACCTTGAGGAGTTTGCCATTAACCAAGAGACCACAGAGGTGCTTCCAGAATTGCTGGAAAAGGATGACTCAGTAGCAGTAGAAGAAGATGACATGAGTAGTGGTGACTTAAAGGTGTCCGAGACATCTGATGCACCTGTAAAAAGGAGGAAAGTTGATGAGGCAATGCCAGAAAAGAGTGCTGTAAATGTGGCAATACCTTTGGATGCTGACACTACTACCTGCAGCACACAAGCAGCAAAGCCAGAGGCTGTGGGCTGTGGAGCTGAGAATGGGGAAGTTAGGGAAGAAGACACTGTTGTGGAGGAAATGAGTGTGAAAAGTGAGAACGGTGCAGCAGGTGTATCTTTGAATTCATTGCGTGGCTCTGAGATTAGTAAGCCTGGTCTGCCTTCTCCGTCAGGGAGTAGCTCAATGCTACGTGAAGCAAACACAGAGCACCAATATAACAAAAGTCTACCAGCAAGTGAAAGTCTGGCAGATGACAGAGAACAGGTAGAAGGGGCAAAAGACATGAATGCAAGAGGGGAAGCAAAAGCCCCAGACAAGAGCCATGGCCAAGAGAGTCCTCAGCTTA CTGTAGCATCTTGTCCCAAAAAAGCCAGTGCTAGGGTCATAGCACAAAAAGCTGATAGGGTTGAGGTTTCAGGAGAACTGAATGATCAGCAAA GTGGAAAACACATGGCAATTGCACCAGAGCAAGGAGAGGAGGCAGCGCCGTGA